The Musa acuminata AAA Group cultivar baxijiao chromosome BXJ2-2, Cavendish_Baxijiao_AAA, whole genome shotgun sequence genome has a segment encoding these proteins:
- the LOC135604806 gene encoding caffeic acid 3-O-methyltransferase-like — protein sequence MQATNDVGQPTPEKDDEEVFFRALQFSCSAVFPMVLKVAIELELLEIIVTSGPEKVMSPEEIAARLPTHNPQAPIWVDRILRLLSTNSIVGCTVESGADGRPSRKYGMTPISMFFTKNHDRSVVKMFLLHHDKVFMDLW from the coding sequence ATGCAGGCAACCAACGACGTGGGGCAGCCGACACCCGAGAAAGATGATGAGGAGGTGTTCTTTCGGGCTCTGCAGTTCTCATGCAGCGCCGTCTTCCCCATGGTCCTCAAGGTGGCCATCGAGCTCGAGCTCCTCGAGATCATCGTCACGTCTGGCCCAGAAAAGGTAATGAGCCCAGAGGAGATTGCCGCTCGGCTGCCCACCCACAACCCGCAGGCACCCATCTGGGTGGATCGGATTCTCCGCTTGCTCTCCACCAACAGCATCGTCGGCTGCACCGTCGAGTCCGGCGCCGACGGCCGCCCCTCGCGGAAGTACGGCATGACACCCATCTCCATGTTTTTCACCAAGAATCACGATCGTTCTGTTGTGAAAATGTTTTTGCTACATCATGACAAAGTCTTCATGGATCTATGGTAA
- the LOC103973864 gene encoding caffeic acid 3-O-methyltransferase-like: MRWVTRHHVKDSVLDGSEPVMAAYGMSSFEYQGTDPRFNKVFNEAMQSHSTIMISRLLRTYGGFDDVEVLVDVGGGVGTTLGMITAKHPRIEGINFDLSHVISEAQPLPGVQHVSGDMFEAVPRGDAIFLKLILHDWSDENCVKLLKNCWKALPEKGKVIVVECVLPAVPKPTPRDQGIFQLDLCMATYNIGGKERTEEEFQGLARDGGFTGFKALHLFADTWVMEFTK; encoded by the exons ATGCGTTGGGTGACAAGGCACCACGTGAAGGATTCAGTGTTGGACGGCAGCGAACCAGTGATGGCCGCCTACGGGATGTCGTCCTTCGAGTACCAAGGCACCGATCCACGCTTCAACAAGGTGTTCAACGAGGCCATGCAAAGCCACTCCACCATCATGATCAGCCGACTGCTCCGCACTTACGGCGGCTTCGACGACGTGGAAGTGCTGGTCGACGTCGGCGGCGGCGTCGGCACCACCCTCGGCATGATCACTGCCAAGCACCCCCGCATCGAGGGCATCAACTTCGACCTCTCGCATGTCATCTCCGAAGCACAACCCCTGCCAG GTGTGCAGCACGTTAGCGGAGACATGTTCGAAGCTGTTCCCCGCGGAGATGCCATTTTTCTCAAG TTGATTCTTCATGACTGGAGCGATGAGAATTGTGTAAAGCTATTGAAGAACTGTTGGAAAGCTCTGCCGGAGAAAGGGAAGGTGATTGTGGTGGAATGTGTTCTTCCAGCCGTTCCAAAGCCGACTCCGAGAGACCAAGGCATCTTCCAGTTAGATCTGTGCATGGCGACCTACAACATCGGAGGAAAAGAGAGAACGGAGGAGGAGTTCCAAGGGTTGGCAAGGGACGGTGGGTTTACCGGATTCAAAGCTCTTCATTTGTTTGCAGATACGTGGGTCATGGAATTCACCAAGTAG